In Citrus sinensis cultivar Valencia sweet orange chromosome 3, DVS_A1.0, whole genome shotgun sequence, the sequence TCTCTCTCAATACCTTCCTTTTGAGCAAGTTTATTTAAAGTACCCTCTACAAACAAATACCTGATGAAGAGGAGGGTTAATGCTAGAAAGGCAGCTGAGatagcaaaaacaaaaagctgAAGTTAAAAGAAAGCTGATGATCAACCgaaagcaagaaaagaaaatcgcTTTAAATTTCTCTTAGCTATAGCGTTCCTTTGTTCCTCAATATATCTTATTGATCAATCTTGAAAAACATAGTACAATAAGTATTAAACCATGTTGGCTAATAATTCTCCTTCCGCTATACCGTGCTCTTCAGAGCCTTTTTCGTGTTTAGAAAATGGTATTAGCcataataaaaggaaaagaagaccAGCAGGAACTCCAGGTTTGGTTTGTTAATTTcgcgtgtatatatatatgttgttgttgttgtgattgacagattttttttttgggggtttcaagtaattatatataatcgTAGGTGCGTCATAAATTAATTGGTGCAGATCCAGATGCAGAAGTGGTTTCTCTTTCGCCAAAAACACTACTGGAATCGGATCGTTACGTGTGCGAGATCTGTAACCAGGGGTTTCAGAGAGACCAAAACCTGCAAATGCACCGACGGCGACATAAAGTTCCTTGGAAACTTCTCAAACGAGAGACCCCCGTTGTAAGGAAGCGCGTTTTTGTATGCCCTGAGCCTAGTTGCTTGCACCATGACCCTTGCCATGCGCTTGGTGATTTGGTAGGTATCAAGAAGCACTTCCGGAGAAAGCACAGCAATCACAAGCAATGGGTTTGTGAAAAGTGCTCTAAAGGCTATGCTGTTCAGTCCGATTACAAGGCGCATCTTAAAACTTGTGGTACCCGTGGTCATTCTTGCGATTGTGGCCGCGTTTTTTCAAGGTTGGCATCGTCttgtctatatatattttattcattctatgatatatcctttttattttttatttttttgagaagatATTTAGTTGCTCCTCTCCTTCTTAGGTTATTTTTGACTGATTGGACCTTAATCTcgatcatttttaattaacagtACAGTGTTACTGTTCATTGGCCGTTGAACACGGTTCCCAACCCAAAGATCAGTTTTCGAATCCCTTTTAATTTGCTGGCTGCAGCccaaaacccaaaacaaaggtgtttaattttgtaatatgtaATAATCAACTGTGCCTCTATGTGTGTCTTGAATGATTAGCTCTCCACTTAcgattactaatttttttttcctttctattttccctttttcctttttaactcAGTCAATCCTTTTTCAAAGCGTTTCttttataatcattttttcatgtttcttGATGTATTAATGACTTGATCTCTTCCTTCTATTGTATTAGATGCTCATTTTTATCGATAACGACACCTAGATGCAGCccttttgaaaatttctttGTTCCACTTTTGTGGTGCATGGAATCATAagcttttcaaattaaatgtgCGCAAcgatctaattaattaattttatttattttttggttcttCTCTATAGAGTTGAGAGTTTCATTGAACACCAAGATGCTTGTAGTAAGGGACATATCCGATCAGAGCAGCAAGGGCTGCAGCAGCAGCCAGCAGCTTGTTTATCGCGAACCGCTTCTAGCCCAAGCCCCTCCAGTGATACCAATTTTAGCGCATCTCACTGGCCTAATTTGATGGTACCAAAGGTGCCAACAATTGATACCATGTTCTTGAATCGTTTTCATCAAGGAGATAAGTCCACTAGAAATGTGAAACATCACAATTTGGAGCTTCAACTCTTGACTACGTCAAATCCCATTGATGTTTCAGATGATTCCCCTAAGAGAGATCATGATCATAATCATTCTACTCAGTTGCAGCTCTCAATTGGGTCATCGGATATCAGCgagaaaaatgaattgaatgtTACTTATTTGAGTAGCACTACAAATGGAAAACCAGCAATGGACATAGCATCAAGGCTAAAAGAACAAGCACGCGAGCAGTTAAGGTTAGCCATGGCTGAAAAGGCCTGTGCTGAAGAGGCAAGACAAGCAGCAAAAAGGCAGATTGAATTGGCTGAACAAGAGTTTGCTAATGCCAAGAGAATTAGGCAACAAGCACAAGCTGAACTGGACAAGGCTCAGGCTTTAAAAGAGCATGCAATCAAGCAAATCAATTCAACTATTCTGCGAGTCACTTGTCATGCTTGCAAACAACAGTTCCAGTCACGATTGCCTCCCGATGAGAACTCTCTGGTTTTGAGTTACATGTCTTCTGCTACAACCGAAGGTGAAGTAAACAACCGTAATAATCGAACTAATCATCGTCTTGCAAAAACTGTTAACCTTTCAAACAAATCCCTCTAGCTAGGTCCAAGTTATGTTAATCTCGTTtcctttatttgtttttctcttgatttcctttttcttaCTTAACTATTAATATACCATGTTTGGTGTTGTGCTTATCTCAATTGAAGTATAATTAGTGGAGTGTTGTCTCCTAAATATGTGTGATGTTATTGttcattaatttgttcaatGGAAATGGAACTTAATTATCTGCTTGATGCATGGGTTTTgactgttaattaattaatcactcAATGACTTAATGGTATATCACTGTAGAGATTAGAGATTTTAGTGTCTATTGTGGAggtcaattttcttttaagtgtTTAGAAGTATATTTAAACTCAAATATGTGGACAGAAGCAAATACAGAATTGGTTCCAGTAGACTTTGAAtctttttattagtaattcTAATGTAATTAAGGGAGAAAAAGGAGAActgaaatattgaataattgatCACTGTTCACGAAATGAAACTATTTCATTGAATGAGCAAAGAGAAacaatatcttttttcttgCCTCAACTTTTGGTAGTTTTGGATTATGCGTTTGGACTATTTGGAGATCTTTGTTGTCTGAATAGGTCAGAAAAATGGAGGGTGACCCGTTTCTCCTCAGCATTAAAGATCAGTTCTgaccaaaatttaaaacctactAAACTTTGATAACATCATTTCATGCTTTGTTTCATAAACGTATGTATcgaaattaatataatataaagaaagagagaaaggaaTTAGTTATCCTTTTTCTGCTTGCAGGCTGCTGCAGTTGTGGTCACCtcaaataaatgtaaatgtaAAAACACCATGTTTTTCAGTGCTGTAGTTGTAGGGTTTAAAGACAGGCTTACTCGTCCTCTCAACGCTTCAAACCCGCAGACACAAACAAACTCCCGTTCATATCTCTCTCTCATCTTTTTCATCAGAATCAGGGCCGTAGCCACAGAACAAGCACAGGCACagcatttttctatttttgcaGACACCATTCAAAGCcctttttattcatttaatcgCTGCTGCTTGTGGTTGCTGTTACGAGTTACATATCTTTCATGGcgaaaaccaaaacaaaaaggtCAAAGTACTGAGATTTTCATTTTGGAAGAGCTTTTCTATGGGTTATTCTTGTTTCGCCTTTTTCTTCGACCATGTGCACTTCACTTACCTTTCAATGCTACTGCTACTCCTCACCTTTTCAGTCTTTTCCAACTactgtaatatatatatatatttttggccTTATCAATCATAGAGTTTCATTAGACAAATACAAAGTTATATCAAATAAAGTAGGGTTGCGcatgggttggtttgggttggattttaagtcaattcaaaccaaaccataaaaatttggatctaacccaaaccaactcaaatatttttaacccaacCTAAATCAAAccatttgggtttggtttgaattttattatcaaaataatttttattttaataaaatttaattatatcaaaattataataattattaattgttattaattattaaattgatattaaaatataaaaaaatatagtggataaaaattataaattttacgataacttaatccttaaattaaagaatactagaaaatcaaaataaagtttaatcacaaaaattattatttctcaataaataagaacgtacactttaataataaactttcacaaacatgacattaacaatctaataataaattttgccacttgttatttatttaattatgcaatatttatttttatttatcgttTTGGTAGTTTTGCATTATGTTGTCTACTTATatgcttaattttatttacattatgATATTATATAGTGTGTATGCTTTAtgttctaattttattatatagtaaGCAAAGTTTTGTGCAGGGCCTAATATAGGCATTACATTCAATTATTGACCAAAAATTAACCGCCATCTAGCATATCGGACCCAGTCCAAGCCGAGTTATTATTGATCACTAGTAGAGTCTCCTGCTCTTTCTATGATGATCTTTCCATGTGGGAGggattatttttgtaaataagaaaaaaaatttatgttatttacaacaatatttatttaatttaaatttatttttacatgttattttcattttctaactgTTGACAATTGATCACGccgtaaaaaatttaatggtggcctttcacttatttgtattcatttatttcattggAAAAATTTGAGTGTTGGAGTTTTGTCCATGACACATGAGTAAACCATACCCAACCCATAATGAAATGATTTTCTATATAAAACTCACATCTAACccattttcatgatttatcCAACCCGAACcattttatttggtttgggtttgggtAAACCCATGGGTTGTGGGTTTGTGCCCACCCCTAAAATAAAGtacacataatttatttggtGCAATTTGTTGATGTAAATTACATCATCATATAAGatcaaagtcttttttctgtCACAGTTTGcgtaatagttaaacaaatcTTTCTTCTAATGCTTAATGTAAAATGCatgttaacaaataaaatgcatGTTAACAAACGTATAAGACTGTAAGATACCGATctatcaaaataattcaagCCCCTTTGGAAATGATGTCTTGCGGCATTTCATTAATAgtttaactcaaaaaaaaaaaaaaaaaacactagcTAGGTGAAATAGGAGAGAGAGCCACTTAGCCAAAGGCTGACTGGTTAGAGGAGCTGATCTCACACATATTAGAGCAGCAGTTCGAGCCCTTATAGAGCATTATGGGGGGCTTAATTCCTTCCTCAATTgagtatatataattttccCTCTCACGAAACGTGAGTAAAATAAATGTCtcttaaatattaatgaaggtaaaaatttgtgtagtttcataagatttaataaaaattagtccCAGAATCAGTGTAGTAgtctaatataatattagtgTAAAAACAACttataagagagagagatataATCATCATTTTgatcaaattacaattaatgAGTAGTTGATTACATCAACTTCAAATGAGCCCTAAGCATCAACTAAAATAATGATGTTAAGTAATTGATATTgctaataataaagttaaccttcttctattttaatttttaatgaagatgtacttgaaaaatgattcaacaattaagaaaatgaatcatttaaatttaatacataGAGAGAACCTCTAGTGAGACTAACTATAGCTTTTGGATGAGCCCAcacgtgaaaaaaaaaaaaacaacttccACAAATTAACAAGGTAATATCATGGAAAAAaagttgaattaattaaaaatatcacatTGTTTTTAGCCCTAAAGTTTTCATAAGCATAGGTTTTGACGAAAACGAATAATTTGACTTCTTAATTAACCAAGTCTTATTGTAGTGTTACTgttaaaattgataatatgAAGATTTTAGGAGCTTTAAACATCAAAGGAATATCATCATAAGAACAAGAATTCATGGAAAACGTTCATTGATTCaagattcaaattcaagaCACTAGACTAAAtaacattttcctttttgcaCTCTTGTATGAATCTAGTTTGTCAAACGGATCCTTAATAAATATGAGCTCAAAAGTCATTTATGTGTTACATTCACCAAAGTTATTAAGCACGTTTTCTTCACtatgattgttaaaaaaacgtggctttaaaaattcttacttcgaaaaaatgaaattaatttctttttacaaaagtattttctttaaagaataaGGACTGAACTACATACATTTTAAAGCTTTGGGGACATTTGTAATTTCTCAAAGTTATGGGTTGGACTAAAGCGCAAGATTTCTAAAGTTTCATCAGAATTCCAGCATGTAATCAATACATAACTCCTAACAATTgtaatttcaaacaaaattttggaaCGTCTATCAGCGCTTGCGTAACTAGCAGTTACACATCACTAGCTAACCAATTGCACCCAATTTTTTGAATATGTGTCTAACGAGTAGTTTTTGGTTGTAGTTAGATAAACCCATTTTATAGTCTTTAGAATCACGTCAATGAACCAAACTGTGGCGAAGCTCTTCAAGGACCAAAGGTGGCCATGGCCCCTGTAGCCAAATCCGTATGACTGATGTGTTAGCTGTGTTTTGTACTTGAAATTTTAATGGGTTTTCGTAAAATTAATTGCCACTCCACACCTTAGAAATCAGATACATTCTCAAACTCAAATACATTTAACTATTGGTAATCTAAATCGGTATTTAACAGTTTGCGTATGATAATCTGCCAACCAAAAaacttgtattttctttttgttttttaatgcCCAATTTACCTCTCCTCTTGAATTGTGTGGCTACACTTTCAGCAGTGTCGATTGTTGACCCtaacttttcaataaaattattcaagcTTAAGAAGAactctaaattaattaaaaatgttcATTGTAAATGAGAATATTGATTACAGATATTACTATGAAAAATTACATATGTTAGAGATTAACTTTGTAAGTAATTACATGTAAACAAGTATGCATATGATTTAAGAACTTGAATATATTTCAGAGCTAGCGggaatcatttaaaaatataagttagAAAGGATAATTGTAATCCACGGATACTGGGtacaaatttttgttttaccaTTAAcagaatgaaattttattgccaataaaaaaaaagacgcATTTCGTTCTCAAAAAGAACCGTTCAGACGAAGGGAGAAAACTTCTTTTAATCCTTCACTCTTATGCCAGCAGCTGGGTTACTATTTCAAAATAGAAGTTTCTTTATacttcaaatttgattttgatggacGATGTTAGCTTCAGTCCTTGGGCAAATCATTGTAAGTTATATtattgcacttaataatatcttttattaaatcatatgcttttatatgtacatgttttaaaaaaaaaaagaattaattataatcattTAAGAATTTTGTTAGCTGGTGAATCCCGACTACAAGgacaaaaacaaaagccagagaaccaaaaattaaaaaacaaaaatatgagacaaaaaagaaaaataataatagtaatagtacGGACTTGACAGGCCTTAGATTGCAACCATAGTCAGTCTGCATTCTGCGAGTATGGCTAACATGATAACAGACTGCTAACTTATAAtcattaaacttttttttttaataatttatataataaggGGATCCACCGATTCTTTTCATCATTCAACAAGATCATTAACCTAACTTGccttcattttgattttggctGGCTTGTCCTATCATACAGCTAATTAATGATATGAACATATAATGCTAGAATTATAATGCtagaattttagatttttgctgatcatttgattgaaaaaaaaaaggaaaagaaaagaaaagagctAAGCACTTGAGTCATTAAACGGAAAATTCGGTAAAAGCTTTGTTTCcgatacataaaaaattatatggcTTTAACTAATCaactttatttcttattaatttttttaaaaaattagcatGTAGTCACAAATTTCTTTGACGTACATTCTCGCAATATTTGTTATTGCAGTTGTagatttgttttttcttttttaatctgaaTGACATAGAACTCAATGTTAGTAGATTATTACGGAATCATTAAAACAGCTTTATTTTAACTAatcaactttattattattttttttaagttagtACGTagtcacaaatttttttgacaTGCATTATCGCAATACCTGTTATTGCAGCtgtagaatttttatttttattttttaaatctgaaTGACATAGAACTGAATGTTGATACATAGTTACAGAATCgttaaaacaacaaattttaaatttagaaattttctttgctttgaaaattttctatcTAGTTTATCATCACAGAGCCTAAGCGAGATGTGGCCATAGGCCACAGATCTGAATTTGCAGGCCTGATGGGCCTAATGCATCATAGATTGTGCTAATTTTATTTCAGTCTTGACTCCTGAGGGGCCTGCTGTACGTACATAGCCTGCTTAACGTTATTATT encodes:
- the LOC102629658 gene encoding zinc finger protein SHOOT GRAVITROPISM 5-like, encoding MLANNSPSAIPCSSEPFSCLENGISHNKRKRRPAGTPDPDAEVVSLSPKTLLESDRYVCEICNQGFQRDQNLQMHRRRHKVPWKLLKRETPVVRKRVFVCPEPSCLHHDPCHALGDLVGIKKHFRRKHSNHKQWVCEKCSKGYAVQSDYKAHLKTCGTRGHSCDCGRVFSRVESFIEHQDACSKGHIRSEQQGLQQQPAACLSRTASSPSPSSDTNFSASHWPNLMVPKVPTIDTMFLNRFHQGDKSTRNVKHHNLELQLLTTSNPIDVSDDSPKRDHDHNHSTQLQLSIGSSDISEKNELNVTYLSSTTNGKPAMDIASRLKEQAREQLRLAMAEKACAEEARQAAKRQIELAEQEFANAKRIRQQAQAELDKAQALKEHAIKQINSTILRVTCHACKQQFQSRLPPDENSLVLSYMSSATTEGEVNNRNNRTNHRLAKTVNLSNKSL